DNA from Solenopsis invicta isolate M01_SB chromosome 4, UNIL_Sinv_3.0, whole genome shotgun sequence:
tataataattgtcgaGAGAACTTGTCTCTCGCATTAATGGCCGGCGCTTAGCATATAGGggcatgtatgtatatgtaaatgtgtatgtatattttacaaattttaatatagtgTGTATTCAAAACGCGAGGCATTATGCACACCGATCGTATGTGTACTTTATAGTTTGTACATCTACTGAAAGTAGAAAGAGGATGGCATTCAGCATTACGTCTACTGCAAATGACCAAATTCATAGATCGATGTACTTCTTCATTTGTAATGAATAAACTGTTGTATCATATTCAAGCTTCATGCGTCGCATTTTTTACCCCGTATTTCGAAACCGCAAACTGAATTATTGAAGACTCGCAATGATATACGTGACAGTTGGGAATAAGGGAGACAACGTTTTACTCAAAAAGCTCATTCTCTTTCGTCAGTTATTAGGAATTTAAAAGGCTCATATCTGGAAAATGGAATAAGCAATGGTGAAAGAGATGTATTGCAATGACGTCCAAGTCAGTGATATACAtctttgtacatttattttgcaaattattttcaaataatgataattgctaataataatattaataataataattgtatcttTTGATGCCATAACACCAAACAATTGACCATGCCTACTTAAGTAATGTACAGCGCTTAACAATTAATAGAGATTAGTACCGACTCTCATACATGTAGCTATCGCAGGAACTCTCGTggcaaataaagaaaaaaaagtgagcTGCCTCTGATCATTTGCGCTCGTCGTTTCGTGTTCTCGCTCCATTACTACTGATATTAGCTCCCGCTACTTcgcttttgtaaaataaaacagaagAAAAACATTAAGCTTTTTGTGTCTGTATGTGTAAACGCACGTGTAACGTAATTGCTGTACGCCGCGCACTTTAAGCGGCAAACTctgatatatacaaattttcccCGGACCACTGCGCTGTCTTCTCTGCCGGCTCGTATCTATATGTTGAAATATCCatgcaataagaaaaaaaataaaatcgatgtAACATCTcgtctaatttattatttgagaaATATAACATGAGTATAAAAAGGTAATAAACTAtagcaaattttgaaaattgactTTTCAATGTAGCAAAGTTTCACTTATTTAGGCAAATTAGGCAGTAAGATATGTctatatctcaaaatatttaaaaatattttaaagcgttctgattttaatttatatacataaattcaGTCGTACTCGAACCGCCAGAGATACGCGTGTGAAAAATTAACGATAAAGAACAGTTATATTTGCAAAACATGATTTCTTTATAAGCTCACATATGTTTTTACTTCCTAATCTTTTCCTTATAGACATATATGTGCATACAAGCATacaacaataaaaatcaaacaCCCATCGCGCATACAttcgcacacatacacatatacacaaaaatactctctctctctttctctctgttgcTGGGAGAAATATTGTGGTGTTTgaattaacatttcaaaaagtAGGCAGAATATATTGACGAATTGCTAGACAGACGGTATAAGAGTATAATATTAAGTGGTATTGATgagagagaaattttaatttacacaatatattattaaatttattactaaacCTGCCTTGAAATTGATCTAATTGCGTGCCGAACACAAACAGCCTCGATTTTCGTTTCttctttatatatacaattatatattactcGTAAAAAAACGAAAAGCTCTCTGAGAAGATCTATTTCAAACATCCCGTCCTGTCTGAAGACCGAACTCGATAATTTTGAACAACACTTAAAATAAGTACACCATACGAGTCATAAATTTTACCGAAATCAGCTCGTTCGCAAAGATGTCGTGACTGGCCCATTAACACCGACAATTAGATAGGTGCACTACTCAAATAAAGACGCGACAAATCGATTGACTAATAACAAAAAACGGAGTAGGACGACAACAATTTTCTCCAAGAAAATCGTCTTgtaccatttttttttccaatatcacATTGCGATATAACTTTACAATGTCAATTTGCATTCGATAATGTAAAGTTAATACGTAAAGTAATATACAGAAAATTCCGTTGATTCACGAAACCGAATAGTCGACTTGTGTACAACAGATGTATATCAGACAATCGAGATCGATGTAAAAATGCGCACAATTTGTCGCGCTCGGAAGACCTAATGAAGAAATGCCTTTAAAAAGCGatactttcattttttaatcaaaagatCTCGGCTTTCTTCGAATGATTTCCTCAAATAATTAAGTCAAATGACTCGATTTAATCAAGTGAATTAATCACAATCTGATTTAACaagatgatttaatttgattaaaatcagcAGGTCAAAGATTGTGATTAACTTCGTTGATAATACCGTGAAAATCACACTCAAAAACGCAATCTTTTGATTATCATTACAATTGCACACGCGATTGGCACGTCTCCCGTGACCAGCGTGAAATGTGAGCTTATGACAAAGTTTACATGTGTCTATGAATTATCGAGGTACCGTCTGTTGGACAAGATAATTTCTTAGGTTTAGATCCCCATCACACGCAACACTTAGTGCATCCTATGGCGGAACATCACGAGGCGTACATCCTATTAATTTCATGTTGATAACGTTCCTGAACCGCTTTTCTTTTGAGCTTAAACGCCGCAGTAACTAGACCCATGTCGGGTGACCATTGCTCTGCACACAATTTCACAGCACCGGGTATTTCGAACCTTTGGAGCTTACCTACAATTGACAGAGAAGTGGTTAAATAAGAGAGATAATAAAATctattgacaaaaataaaaataaaaataaaaaatatataaaaacgtaCATTTCTTCGCTTGCTCGACAAGTTCTTGAAGTACCGCTTTCTCGATCTGTGGACTGTTACAGAGTTCCTCAAGGCTCTTGCCAGTTAAGCCTAAATTACTAGCGATCTCTTCCAAATAATGCGGATTAGGTACGACCAATGCCACTGTGTACGCCTTATTCGCATCGCCGTACACGCAAATATTTTCTACGACAGGGCAAGTCTTTAACTCAGCCTCGACCTTACCCAAGGAAACGTACTCGCCAAGTTGCAGTTTAACCAAGTCTTTCTTTCGATCTGTAAATAAACATTCACATCgtcagaaaaatatcaaaaataataactgactagatattttttaaagaaataaaaaaaaaatgcttttgtgcggtattttttaatgacataccaataattttaatagagcCATCTGCATGAAACTCGCCGATATCGCCTGTTCGGAACCACTGTCTGCCATCCTCTTGGAAGAAATCTTCTTTCGTTTTATCCGATAGTTTATAGTAACCCGCGGAAACTATGTCGCCACCGATCACGATCTCTCCTCTGGGATGCGGGTGGTCTTGGACTCGATAACCAGCTTCTTCCCAGTTCTCCAATCTGATATCGCAAACCGTAGTAGGTGCCCCGACTCTTCCAGTGGTTCTATCGTActctaaaaaagaaatatatgacgTGACAATATGAACATCTAATGATTACGTTACGGTTCTTAAATACATACGATCCATAACGGTTGCGCAAGAAGACGTTTCCGTGAGGCCATATCCTTGAGTCACAGTGACGCATAAGCAGAGTTTCACTTGATTATGAGTATCTGGACTGAGTGGAGCGCCTCCGGAGAGAACAAGCCTAACGTGACCACCGAGCACTTGCTTCGCGGCGCCAAAAATGTATTTGTCGAATAAAGGTGTTTCATAGCCTCGCTTCGTCCACTTTAATTTGTATTCATACGCAAAATTGAAGATGGCTTGTCTGAACGGGCCAGATTTCTTTACTTTCTCGTTTATTCCTTTAGAAATGCGATCGAGAATAAgctgaaacaattttatattcctATTAGCATTAcctataaaagttatattaaaaaaaatacaaaatttgatagaaaaaaaagaaaacatgtgtatactaaaatatttttctattttttatttacaaatatttaaaaagccgAAACGTTCAGATTTTACATAATGTAAAGTCAAATATATTGTGATAATCACATAACCATTTACTATTTACTAACCTGTTTGGCTCTTATACTTTTTCACTcttctcaattttatttatgaattaaataactcgagatatataaataatttacaaatagtttaataattgaacaattttcttttcaagtTAAAGGTCTAAGTAGTAAGAAGAAATTGAAAGATTTACAAAGATGACTCACCGGTACTGCGGTCAAGCAAGTTGGATGGAGAACGGACGCATCACCCTTTGATCCCCTCTGAATCTTGCTACTCGAATCGATAAGCGTAAGCGGCGAACTATAACCGATGGGTACTCCGTTCAAAAGACACACGCTCTCGGCCAGTAACTCAAAAACATGAGCCAATGGCAAGAAACCGAGAAAAACGTCATCCGGAAAGATCTCGACAGCATCGCAGAATGCTTTCAAAGTACTTAAGATATTTTTGTGAGAGAGAAGGACGCCTTTTGGCACTCCGGTCGAGCCAGACGTGTACATAATTATTGCGGTGTCATCGCTCTTCGGCGAATTAGCACTCGCACTCGACTTGTTGCCCATTTTGACAACGTCAGAGAAGGGTAGCAGTTGCACTCCATCCTGAAACAAGCGTACGCAATAAAAAATAcctaaaagcaaaaaaaagagCATATGCATACGAATGGTCATAAATGACAATCTAGTCCTGCCATCAACGATTATGTAATAACAGCCACTCACAGTCAATATTATAACTATTAGGCAAAAACTTGTAAAAGAACATAAAATCAAAGACTCATGTGCGTCGCATCTGATAACCGGTTattcaaaatgttaattaatgttacacaatgattattttattaaaacttacgtaaccataaaaaaagaaagtctGAATAAAGTCTCTGTATACTTACGACTTAACTCATCAAAGTCAAACGCCAATTCGtatttaaaactaatatttcAAATGTACCTTATAACCTTTGGTGCTAGTCGGTTTGAGTTGATCTTCcaaatagataattttcttaacCTCCGGCACCATGTCCAGCAGACGCTTGAATTTCGGCAGAAGTTCATGGCTGGTAATAACAGTATCGACTTCGGTTTCGTTGATACCGTGAGCGATAGCCTCGTCTCCCAAAGTCGCGTAGATCGTTACCACGGTGAAATTTTGCTTGAAGCACGCGTGTGCTGCTATCATCCATTCCGCTCTCGTCTCGGCGAAGATAACGATATTTTGACGTGGCTTCATACCAAGTTCTGCCAAACCTCGTCCGAAGGAAGCTGCCATCTTGTCGACTTCGCTAAACGACTTCCATTTGTACTCTCCCATTTtatactgaaaaataaattgaattccACGAAATTAGTTTCCCTTCAACCTTGACACCAAGtacaacaataaaaatatatagacatGTTGGTTCCTCTTGAGAAGATTTTGTCCTTCAATTTCTTCTCTAACATTTTCATttcttgtatataaaataaaaactttgagTATTAAGAGCattaaaagatttgttaaaCGTCCACGTTACCTTTTTGAAGATTCTGCCATTAGGTTGAGGCTCATCCTCCTCCGCTAAGATTTGCCTAGTACCAAGACACCTTTTATCGCCGTGCATCTTGGCAACCCAAAGGAGCACCTTTTCCAGAGTATCGACCTTTTCGCGCTCGAGCATAACGTGCATCGGTTTCGGGGAATCGACGCTTCTGTACGTGACCTGATTTTCATCTTTGGAGATCGGACGGGCCTTGATCCTCCTGGAGGCCTTACGCTTCTCCCATGGTCGCTGAAGTATGAGATACACGGGGAAGGTCAGCAAGTCGTACATGTACGACAGAGCCTTGATCGCGTGGATCGCGCCGTAGATCCAGAAACCTTCCATTTCCCtgttaaacatttaaatgaCCACTCAAATACTCGCATTTTAAATGTCGCTCCACTGATCAGAAATAACCTTCAACTACTTGTGAAATTTAGGAGTAAAACAAATTATACAAcgaatgcaaataaatatacgTAGACTAATAAATAGATCTTTCTCATTTTCACATccttttgaaaacaaaaaggaTCATCATCAGTTATATAATTCTACCGTTGTGCTCTACCTCTTGCAGAAAAGATATAAAGTTTGAACATTAGTTATTTATATTCTCGCAACATTGTCTTATCGGATACCACAGTATcttcttttatttatctatacGAATTATCTACTCGAAGCAGTGAACGAGAGTAAAGGCTATCATCAATAGAAATCATGCGTCACATATATGTTCTATAAATATAGTCATAAGTCAGTAATGGACACTATCTAGTAAATGCGGAATAAGCAACCGATAAGCGGCCAATTAATCATTGGAATTAATTTCTTCATGAATTTCTACTGAATTGgcgatttttatctattttagcaACGCACTTAAACATAACACTTATCATGCTGCGTGAGtagaaaagaaagaggaagCGCTCTTAAAGACATATATCTGTCAATAGTTGAAGTGATACGATAACAAGCTATTGAAGCAATAAGATACAAGTTCAATCGTACGGTATCGGCGGTATGTATCAACAATTATAAGAATGTAATCGTATACTCCTTCAGCGGAGAGCTAGGAAAGCGTATCATTTAATTAAAGCTTGTCTTACAGCGTCACCTCGAAGTGAACATTACTGTTGCTTCTCTGATgctaatgaaaaaattaatcatgTTTCCGCTTAATCCACAAAAGTCGTTCGTACATATCTCCTTTAATGGCGCGTGTCATATGCATGTATATCCACAATCGATTTTCAATGCGCCAATGAAGAGAAAATATTTCACAcgttgacaatatttttttttttacgataagACAGGAGATACGTTTGAATGGTAATCTAATcgatacttaaatatttaagaaagatTTTGCCTGTTGCAAGAGATAATTTGCAAGCTGCaggaaacatttttctcttccTTCTAATTGTTATGATGCATTCTTGGAAAGAATGGCTTCgttaaagcatttaaaaatttagctggatacagtcactgacaataattttaataagccatcaaaataattatactcaagctggttgctagaatgtcgaaAATTAGCAGCGTTGTTCATTGTGCTTAAAcgtcttttataattattttcatccaTCCACctctaattattaaatgtttcagcaaaatcgttctttccatgtGGAAGCAAGAGTAatcattcttttttatcttttataaaacaaGACTGCTAGGCCTAGCTGTTTATAACCGCGAGGAAGAAATAAATCCCGAAAGCTAATTTCACGTCCATCCCGCGGTCACAGGTTTCGAGAGGTCAAGCCCGATAAAATATCAATCCACCCGAGCGGAACAAAGTCAATTTAGACCAGTGGACTCGCATAtcgatttctttttattctgcCACTGATTGCGTCATATCGTATTCGCGATATATCATCCCTGAACTTTATACGACGCACTTATGCCGCCTCTCACTCCCTACGTCGTTGTACAGCTAGGTCAATAGTTACTTCACGCTGCAATACGGTTATTAATCAAGTTTCTTTTGATTTTGCTGACCATCGATCGTGTATATGCACCGGTCAGACGGTGTCGCGCCGTATAATGCCGCGTGCATTTGATATTGCATACCAGGAGCAAATACGAGTTATGTCACGGTCAATTTCTGCAATTCAACTTAAAATGGCAAGTAGATCTGACGCAAGCTTTGATTGATATTACACAGTTTACAAAAGTATACATACCGAAAGCAACAAACTTTACAGTTCTCTTTCTTTTGCCAATAAATTAAACCTAGGTAAAGGACGTttgaataaaatgatttttttttatgaaaaggattaaaaaaaattatattacaatctGTTTCTCGTTGTCACAATGTATGGCGGACGTTTCATCACATAAATCTTCTGTTCCGATATTCCTGGTATTGCGACACGGTCGTCTGAACACTAATTGCAGCGTTCCAAGCAACCTTGTACTTTTGTAACGTCgttgttgttattgttaatATGTGTACAAATATAATGCTACTGCAAAACGTTACGACGTTCAACGTTCACACGCTACAATGTGCCTTCGAGTAAACGTCAGACgcaaaaggaataaaaaattattattacatgattcaaaagcaattaataatacttatacctgataataataatgtgccTGTTTTCATCGTGagagcattaaaaaattaaatgtgtaatGTACGATAACATTCAACGTAAGACGATAGAAATTGAATCTACATTAAGAGTCGTATAAGAAGGAATAGCACCTTCATAATTACATAATTCATGAGTCTATAAGTAGAAGGAAAATAGAGAAATGGGACAAAGATATCGACGTACGACGCCAGTCTTTGAACtgctttttgaaaattttatggaACGCTCATACGATCGATATGTAGAAACGACTAGAGATTCCTTTAAGGATGtacaggacatttctcaaaacattaagaaaattatggaaaaattataaattgttttatattgcattttttttttcttaatgtggtaaaaagtaatttaatttttaataacaaatgtaataaataaactataaaaaatataattattcacacaactttcatatgaatacagtttatttaaaatgttaatattagacaaattttatttactttgcaaggACTGTACGACCAATACAACTTTAATCAAAGATACAGATTTTAGGAAATAGTAACTACTTGAAAATCTCATGATACAACATTATAGTATGACAAGATCGAAGTTGAGTTGTAAACAGATGTaaccttattttttttatcaactgaATCTTCATTTATCGTATCTCATGTCTCATACATTTTAAGTTGGAAATGTTGAAAAGAAATCTCATTAAATTGACACcacatatatacaattatatcatAGAATTTATGATTTTACGATAAAGAACATTTAATGGCGCTGATAGGCTTCCTATACGACAATCAAAGGATTAAGATCAAAGTATTATAAGAGAAGACACCCAGACAATACGCAATCGAGATTCCAATATCGTTACGGACTTTGGACGTCGGCGGTTTCATGTTGCACGCGGCGAACGAATGGAGCCAACCGGTCTCTCGGGTCTTATCTGTGGTCGAGTACGTGTCCAAAAGGTCTCCGTGCGTATAGCGGAAGTCAAAGGGGGACGAAGAGGGGCATCTGCTATGCCGTAACAGGCGTCTCACGGTCAAATGCCGGAGTACATCATCCGTCGTCGGTGCTCTCGTGGTTTATCTTTCTCCGCCGATTTGTCGCACAAACCCCTCCTCTCCcgaataaaaactttttttccctCGCGAGAGACGAACAAGGTCCAGCGAAACGAGCAGGAGTCGCGACATGAGTTCGGATTACGCTGTAATTTGTTATTCCCTTTGCAATGCGTCTAATACTCGACGAcatatcctttaaattttatttgtcaagtACATTTCAAGacaaaaatgtttgattaaaacaGACTGAAGCAGTGAGCTTTGCAGAAGAAGTATCGTAAAGATAATATGGCAACGTAATAACGTAGGGATAAGAGAATTAAGTAAACTTATACAATATTACAGTCGCCCTTTGTTCTGATGAGAAATCGATGTCAGTGTTACGAAATGTTCATTCTCTTTTCTCATCTACGACGATTACAAGGCAATGAATTTCAGCTTTATTCCAGTCTATCGGAATtccgacaaaaaaattttccataatTCATGCAGCCATAATGATAAAGTAATGATACGTTACTTTATCTAGCTCAAACACGTGTGAGATCGTGCTAGgttcattaaaaattgatataaaatggGAGTGGCGGAgtccattaaaaataaatatcctaCTATCTTGACTGTTTCCTTGAACGTAAATCGATGCAGGTTAAATCTGTATCTCGTAATGTGACTAATGTGCTCACTTGAAAATTTAACGATTAACACGTTTTCACATATCTGacgtatattaaatacattacacattaatgcATTTAATCAGATAAAATGTTAAAGTAGATAAAATTACACAGAATAcacaaaattcacaaaaaaaaggATAACCATAGATAAGAGCTACGCAGAAAATGATTGGAATGTAACGCAAACATTTCAACGGCATTTCACGTCGCGTTGAACTGCGAAGTTGCTGTGGAAAAATcctattgtaaaaaatttatacaatacttTTCCAAAGGGAATTGCAATCGACCTTGTAATAATATCGATTGCACATATTCTTCGCTGCTATCTCTATACAATAATTGATCTAATATTTCtctaagaaaaaaatggaaaagataCATGCTTACAACTGTACGTTCTATAATACAGCAACGTGAAATTCTGAATTTAACTTATATACCATGCtgaattcattaatttaaacgaGAGATTTGAATCACACGAGtcacatatttttacataaaatacttaacaTATGATTCACAGTATCGCATGCCGATAACATAGAGAAACAAAATCGTCATGCTAAGATGAAtaagagataaataaattaaagcgaTAGAAATAGTTAAATAATAGCAACAGCCGTTTGATCAGCGGCTAAtcccggaaaaaaatttttgcacatgTATCAAATACGcccatatataaatatataacatataattacatattataggTTGGCAAAAAATAATGTCGTTTTGCTTCCTACGTAAGTGAAAGTTTTTACTtcgtatgaaaaaaaaatgcctTTCATTTAAACAACAAGAgactcaaataacaaaattccgAAAAAAATCATCTGAAATTATCATCATCGGTCCAATATCAACTTTTCTTAACTAAtgatagttaaataatttttccggAATTTTATTTGCACTGaggatgactccaaagcgagtcggAACGTTCGTTTAATTATACTTGTATTAAATgacttgtattaaataaactttattaataattaattttgcctCGCGCACGATATCCGCGCTGTACTCACTGGtctttgtattaaattacatttgattctcttgttatttaaatttctagAGCCGTTGATTCAAGTACGCATTGtgttttgtttttcatttacatagagAAAGAATGACGTAAAGAATTTTTTCGCCAACCTaatataactatataaatacacaattatatatatttatacgtatatacataggGGCATATTtgacgtataattatatacaaaaaactttTCCCGGGAAGTTGCAATACACGTCATGGAATTTCTACGGCGAtataagaagattaaattaaatgggGCGAAAAAATCAGAACGAGAAGAATGCAGATATATAGAGGAAAGCAtggcaataaaatataaaatgcgatTTAAATTGTAACATAGAAGGAGATCGCAAAGAAACGTGCTGCAATGCGACGAGGCTTAAATAAATCAAAGAGTCCGAGGAGGGTTCATCGGATGCGTTTCGAGAAGTTCTACGAGCGAGACCCACAGGCACGTTTAATTTAACGTGGCCGTCATGGGCCGTTTCGCATCCGGGAGCGCCGAGAGTAGAAAATgcgacagagagaaagaaagaaagaaagaaagagagagagagagagagagagagagagagagagagagctcatgCGGGCGTACATATGCAGCCGTATGACGCGCGATGCATAGCGGTGCAAGGCTCATACATCTACGAGCTACGCAGCGGCGTATTCCCGTGCGTCTACGCTACGACTCACTGTTTATCGTCCACGATCATGGTGGCGGTTCTTTATCCGGTCGCTCTTACTTCCAAGATCGACACTTCACCCGGCGGGGTGCCTCTGTGCGCGATGCGGATTAATCGACACTGCAAGAAAAACCATTCCCAAAGTCGACAAGAGTTAGTGGTATCTCTGGGGTGCATGCGGTGCATTCGAGTACGCTTCTCGTCGCCGAAATGGCCCtcgacacgacgacgacgacaacgacggtgCTGGGAGCCTTTCGATATCGGCTCGTCTTGGCAGATACGTCGAGAGGGCTTTTCGATCGTTTCTCTCCCGACCTTCGTACCACTAACGTGGACTTATCGACGCGCTCATTGATGGTTAAGAACAGGCAAATAAGgaattttcatttattcttgGATGAGATTTAACATAAGCGCGATCGCACGTGCGAGATATATCTATTGTCTATCTTATcttcaaatgttttaaatgttgaTAAAGTATAGACAATTGGTGACGAAAAGACACTTTGCTGGACCATAAACTCCAGTAAATCGGAGCAATACTCGTTTCTTCCAATATAGATTAACTTCATAATCTCGGTTTAAATATTTGCTTGTGTCTAGCTCTAAGAATGTGAAAACGATAAAGAGTAAATCAActcgagattaaagttaatctacattggacCGGTATAGATAAAcgtaaaaatggaaataaagtACACGTGGTGGTTCGCAGAAGCATATTCACTGTCAACGCAGCATCACGTTTTCAATTCTTCGGCCGACAGTAATATTCCGCAGTCGTAAAAATTCTttagggaaaaaaaaacaattttgctaaagtacttaaaaattaaattgaatacagatctgaagaTAATC
Protein-coding regions in this window:
- the LOC105196248 gene encoding long-chain-fatty-acid--CoA ligase 3 isoform X1 → MIVDDKQEMEGFWIYGAIHAIKALSYMYDLLTFPVYLILQRPWEKRKASRRIKARPISKDENQVTYRSVDSPKPMHVMLEREKVDTLEKVLLWVAKMHGDKRCLGTRQILAEEDEPQPNGRIFKKYKMGEYKWKSFSEVDKMAASFGRGLAELGMKPRQNIVIFAETRAEWMIAAHACFKQNFTVVTIYATLGDEAIAHGINETEVDTVITSHELLPKFKRLLDMVPEVKKIIYLEDQLKPTSTKGYKDGVQLLPFSDVVKMGNKSSASANSPKSDDTAIIMYTSGSTGVPKGVLLSHKNILSTLKAFCDAVEIFPDDVFLGFLPLAHVFELLAESVCLLNGVPIGYSSPLTLIDSSSKIQRGSKGDASVLHPTCLTAVPLILDRISKGINEKVKKSGPFRQAIFNFAYEYKLKWTKRGYETPLFDKYIFGAAKQVLGGHVRLVLSGGAPLSPDTHNQVKLCLCVTVTQGYGLTETSSCATVMDQYDRTTGRVGAPTTVCDIRLENWEEAGYRVQDHPHPRGEIVIGGDIVSAGYYKLSDKTKEDFFQEDGRQWFRTGDIGEFHADGSIKIIDRKKDLVKLQLGEYVSLGKVEAELKTCPVVENICVYGDANKAYTVALVVPNPHYLEEIASNLGLTGKSLEELCNSPQIEKAVLQELVEQAKKCKLQRFEIPGAVKLCAEQWSPDMGLVTAAFKLKRKAVQERYQHEINRMYAS
- the LOC105196248 gene encoding long-chain-fatty-acid--CoA ligase 3 isoform X2 — its product is MEMEGFWIYGAIHAIKALSYMYDLLTFPVYLILQRPWEKRKASRRIKARPISKDENQVTYRSVDSPKPMHVMLEREKVDTLEKVLLWVAKMHGDKRCLGTRQILAEEDEPQPNGRIFKKYKMGEYKWKSFSEVDKMAASFGRGLAELGMKPRQNIVIFAETRAEWMIAAHACFKQNFTVVTIYATLGDEAIAHGINETEVDTVITSHELLPKFKRLLDMVPEVKKIIYLEDQLKPTSTKGYKDGVQLLPFSDVVKMGNKSSASANSPKSDDTAIIMYTSGSTGVPKGVLLSHKNILSTLKAFCDAVEIFPDDVFLGFLPLAHVFELLAESVCLLNGVPIGYSSPLTLIDSSSKIQRGSKGDASVLHPTCLTAVPLILDRISKGINEKVKKSGPFRQAIFNFAYEYKLKWTKRGYETPLFDKYIFGAAKQVLGGHVRLVLSGGAPLSPDTHNQVKLCLCVTVTQGYGLTETSSCATVMDQYDRTTGRVGAPTTVCDIRLENWEEAGYRVQDHPHPRGEIVIGGDIVSAGYYKLSDKTKEDFFQEDGRQWFRTGDIGEFHADGSIKIIDRKKDLVKLQLGEYVSLGKVEAELKTCPVVENICVYGDANKAYTVALVVPNPHYLEEIASNLGLTGKSLEELCNSPQIEKAVLQELVEQAKKCKLQRFEIPGAVKLCAEQWSPDMGLVTAAFKLKRKAVQERYQHEINRMYAS
- the LOC105196248 gene encoding long-chain-fatty-acid--CoA ligase 3 isoform X3, giving the protein MEGFWIYGAIHAIKALSYMYDLLTFPVYLILQRPWEKRKASRRIKARPISKDENQVTYRSVDSPKPMHVMLEREKVDTLEKVLLWVAKMHGDKRCLGTRQILAEEDEPQPNGRIFKKYKMGEYKWKSFSEVDKMAASFGRGLAELGMKPRQNIVIFAETRAEWMIAAHACFKQNFTVVTIYATLGDEAIAHGINETEVDTVITSHELLPKFKRLLDMVPEVKKIIYLEDQLKPTSTKGYKDGVQLLPFSDVVKMGNKSSASANSPKSDDTAIIMYTSGSTGVPKGVLLSHKNILSTLKAFCDAVEIFPDDVFLGFLPLAHVFELLAESVCLLNGVPIGYSSPLTLIDSSSKIQRGSKGDASVLHPTCLTAVPLILDRISKGINEKVKKSGPFRQAIFNFAYEYKLKWTKRGYETPLFDKYIFGAAKQVLGGHVRLVLSGGAPLSPDTHNQVKLCLCVTVTQGYGLTETSSCATVMDQYDRTTGRVGAPTTVCDIRLENWEEAGYRVQDHPHPRGEIVIGGDIVSAGYYKLSDKTKEDFFQEDGRQWFRTGDIGEFHADGSIKIIDRKKDLVKLQLGEYVSLGKVEAELKTCPVVENICVYGDANKAYTVALVVPNPHYLEEIASNLGLTGKSLEELCNSPQIEKAVLQELVEQAKKCKLQRFEIPGAVKLCAEQWSPDMGLVTAAFKLKRKAVQERYQHEINRMYAS